The sequence below is a genomic window from Zymoseptoria tritici IPO323 chromosome 13, whole genome shotgun sequence.
GACGAGCTCCGGACAGCTGACTGCATGACGACCCCTGTCAGCACATACCGACCGAACATTCTATGCATGTTCTCTCACCTGTGCATTGCGCTCGCTACTGCATGGAACACGAAGCTTTGGGGCTGTACAACTTCGGAGTAGCCGACGATTTTGACCGCTTAATGCAGTAAGCCCACTGGCTTCTGGCTCTTCTGACTATACTGTCAGAGCGGTGTGTGGGCTCAACTAACTGACGCACTTGAATATACTCCTGCTCGGATCTTGGCTCGAGCCACTTGTTTTGTGTGGATGGTGGTCTACCCACCGGAGGACTTCATCCAATACAGCACCTCGAATTTATATAGGGCTGACACTGGTTCACCTTTGCCAACATGCAGTCTGATCGAATGCATGAGAGACTGCCGTCTCTTTGCCCGTTCAGGGAGTGACAGCATTCGTCACCTTCATCACAGCCAATCGTATCTACGTCTTGTCGCAGAACGCTACAGACTGAAGCCACTGGTCGCTGACTGTCGTCGAGGCATTTTCGAACGGGCCGGGACACCGAGCGCTTTGCTCGTGTCTTTCCATGGTACAGAGATGGGTTGATCGACTGTTCCCCCGATGCAATACGTTGCTCTCACGTGGCTGAGATCTATTCTCGAAGTATACTGGTCGTTCTACGATCAATCCGAAATCATCGACACTGCCTGTCATCGTCTGATGATTCGGTCCACAAAACATCTCGCTCATCGGGTACTTCTTGCGGAAGCTCGCTCATGCGTCGGACCCGAAAGATGGTGGATTCGATCCTGCCGCTGGGATCTGGTGGCTTGGCTGCAGCATGATCAGAGGTGTCACCTCCAAGGACACTGCCAATACAGAACAATGACTGCGATGGTAGGAACCGCATGCACATGGCACTGGGAAAGTTTCGCACCTTCGATTGGCTCCCAAAGGATGCTGGCCTACAAGCCAGagtccctcctctcccatgTGTCAATTCCTTCGTGCCGGGCGATATTCAAGGCCGTTATTCTATTCGACCTTCGCAATCGTTTCGCTACATGTGTGAATCACAGTTCCCCCGCAGGGCCCGGTCTCATGTCGACGAGATGCACAATTCCAAGATACAAGCCTACAACACCCTATTGGCGCATCTTTCGAGCGGCTGAGAATACTTCAAAGTCCGGATTCGACGGTCTTGTCTGACGGCCGTCACCGCACCGATCACGCAGCTACATGCATCTTCTACTTCGGCTACTCGAAGCATTTGGAGCGATCTTCTTTATCTCCACGTCCCGTTGCACCCGCATGCACATTACAGGCGTCGGTCCCGGCAGACAAGAGATCGTTGTCGGTCTGACATTGCGCCCTTGAATGTATACATGTATATCCGGTGGGGTCCATGACCTCAGCCATTGGTTTGGATGCCTGGCAATATATACCCTTTGATGCCACGCCTTACGGGAGCTTCTTATTTTTGATTCCAACAGCAAGACTCGTACTTCACTTCACAAGCACAACAGTTCAACCAGTCTCAATCTGATGGAGGCTTTCAACAGATATAACGACTTCAATTGCAGCGCTCAATACGAAGACCAGTACTTCAGCTATACACACATTAATCTCCTGGACCAACAGCCAGGGCATGAGAACGCCATCCAAGTACGAAATGATCAGCATCGCGTCAACAATCCAAAGCTGACCCTTCCCCTCTTAGAGCATGGAGTACAGCCTTGACGACTTCAGCTTTCTGCCTGGTCAATTCGACTACATCTATGATGGCACCCCGAATTCCAGCCTCCCGTCGACAGGAGCCCACTCAACGGCATCCCCACCTAGCCAGCAGCAGAGCCGTACATCGAATGGATCCCACGATCGAATGCACACCACAAACCTCATGCGAAACGACAGTGGCAGTAGAAACAGCGACAGCGAAGAGCGAGACCATCTCACACCAGCTCAAGCCCGACGAAAAGCCCAGAATCGAGCCGCGTAAGCCCTCTCTCCCTCatctctctcctctcgcTCCGCCCACGACTGACATTCCCCCACAGCCAACGTGCCTTCCGCGACCGCAAAGAACGCCACGTCCGCGACCTAGAAGCCAAAGTCGAGcacctctccaccacagCCGCAACCCTGCAATCCGACAACGAGCGCCTCAAACTCGTCCTGCAAAACACTCAAACCGAGAACCGCGTCCTTCGAGCCACATCGGGTATGCCATCTCTCCCGAGCAATCTTCACAACGAACATGTCGATCGCACGAGAATACATCGTTCGACGAGCGATCTGCCTTTTCATCCACATCGTGCCCCAGGGCCGACTTCGGCTGCACGGGGGGAACAGATGAGTCAGGGTTATTTTATGACTGCTGGCGAGGCGTGGGAGTTACTGCAGTCTCATCCGATGTATTTGAGTGGTGGGTTGGATGTTAAGGAGGTTTCGAAGAggttgaagaggaaggcgaggttGCAGGGAGGCGAGCCGGTGTttctcgaggaggatgtggtggGGTTGATTGAGGAGGTGGGGATGGGAAGCGGGTTGGCGTGAGGTGGTTGAGGGTTGTGCTGGGCGAAGTGTTGGTTTCTAGCTTTAGCGAGCGAGGTGTCTGGGCCAGGCCTTTTGTTTCAGGGATAGATGGCGGCGATGTCATGGCTGGCTTTCAAGACTTCAATAGACAGACACGAAATATAGTAGTCCTAATCGTCATGCGGATGAAAAGTTGTACTCCCTCACGCTCCAATTTCCTCCTCCAATCTCGACTGAGTTGCCCACTTCTCCAACGCACTACCTGTTTCCTTGCTCCTCTGCGAGCTCTGCTCCGAGCACTCAGGACAAGCACCCAACACCAAGCCCAAACGACTGCTTCTTTCCCTTTTCACAGAAGATGGGAGTCCGGCGATCGCCTAATCCGGCCCTGAGCCACGTCCAAGTCCACGGAGTCGCCGCCTGCTCAGCCCCGCGACGTAGTCAGTCTTCAGCTCGCGTAGGGAGGGCTACAAAAATGTCTCTCCCCGGGAGAATACTCACCGCTCCACTGGGTGACCGAGTCCACATCCCGATCCGATGTGCCTGAATTATTGTCGTGTTGGCTTTGTCAGTCAGCCCTACGAAACATGTTCGATCCTCCTCGTGCTGGGACTTCCGCGATATCCGCCGTTTGCGCCGGGAGATGAGAAATTGGATGCATCTCAAAGCAGCAGGGAGGTCATGGAGATGTGATCGGTCGGTATGATTGGATGTGCCGGAAGAAATTGTGCTGACGGGATGTGGAAGTGGATTTGAGTCTTACATGTAGGGCTGGTAGGGCTGAGGTGTGTTGTGGACGTCGTGGTCGAATCATTGGGCGATTTGTACGAGGCTGAAAGGCTGGATGGGGGAGGTAGTACGCTTGGTGTTTGGAAGTGTTCGTATTAGGTGTGGTACCAATAATGATGTGATGTGCCCCTCATGCGCGCTCGAACCAACAGCCTGCCCTCCACGGCTAGTCCGCTAACAAAcgtcctcgacctcctcatcgccgccctCCCTCGGACCAAGATCACTCGACAGGGTACGTCCGAACAACTCCAACAACATCTGGAAGCAGATCCCTGAGATGGCTGGGTCGTAGCGTCCTTTACTCAGCTCGTCTCGGATGAAAGCATGTTGCGCCCAGGCCACTTCGTAAAAGCTGAAGACCGTGCCGGCTTCGTGGAGGGTTTTGCGGATGAGATTGCGGCCTTCGGGTGGGACGTGGTTGTCGCGTTTGCCGAAGATCTGGTGGTGTGATTTTAGCGGCCCGCGAGGAGAGTTACACGGTGGATGAGGACATACCATGATCGTCTCGCCTTTGATATCGCCTTTGCTTGCTCTCTGCAGCGAGTCGTCGTTCTTGCCCTCACCGAGAGATTTCGAGTGAATGTCCGTGGCGAAGTAGCACACGCTGGCTCGAACTCTCTTGTCGAAAGCTGCGCGGAAGGCCAGGTGTCCACCCAGACACATTCCAGTGGCGCCAATGCGGCCATTGCAGGTTGGCAAGTTCACGAGAAGGTCGATGGACAGAgtggcgtcttcgtcgtagGCGGAGACTTTCTTCTCGATCTTCCATTTGTTGCCGTCGTCGGTTCCGGGACCATCGTATGCCAATGGTTCCGGACCAGTGAATTCGTGGTAGCTACTGGGCGCTGCTACGATGTAGCCGTGCGAGGCAATTTGGCGGGCGAAGCGGGCGACTGGGCCGGTGACTGAGGGCGGAGGATCAGTCTCGTTCCTTTGTTCGACTCCGCCAATCGCATGGGCTGGATGAGGCTGCGCGAATATGTCCTACCTTGATAGATCTCGCTGAAAAGAACAACGCCAGGGAATCTGGTATGTGAGTCTACTGCCGATGTTGGGAGCCGCAGAGGTATGCTCACTTTGCCTTGGGATAATTCGGAATGGTGGGATGAAAGATGAAGATTCCTACCTCGAATGATCAGCCTCTACTGCAGAAGGCTGACGGTATAATCAGGAGCCATTCGTACTCATATCACCGCCATGTTCGGTCGGGACGTCTTTGTGCGACTCTTGGATCAGCATCGTGATGTGAAAGGAGCCAGGTCGGCTTTGGCAGCTGCTTCCTGACTTGGCTAGGTGACAGTGGATGAGAGCTTCGAGATCATCAaggtgtcgatgtcgaggtcAAAGGTTGAAAGAACCTTAACTCAATAGCTGAAGGTGTAATTTGACCTCATCGTCGTGATCCCTTCACGTGACTGCCCCGCCATCATAGTTCTAGTCTCTCTCGACTCATCTCCATCCGACCCGCTCGCTCCTCGTTCCGTACCAGACCAGACATTCCCCCTCGGGTTGTCTCTGGGAATCCCATTCGATTGTATACACGCCACCGCACCTCTACGCGTTCGTCAACAAAATCACCTCCCTCTCGTTACTCCACCGATACCCTCACCTCTCTCCGATACGGGTCGACTCGCCGCCACcgtcatcaccaccaccgagaCAACACCCCCATCAGCAGCGTTCGCCCTGCCCGACGCCTTCACTGGCTCTCGGTCTTTGGCCTCGCCATGTCTCAGCCGCCTCCAGCAGTCGCCAGCAAACTCAGCGCGCAGTCCAACAAATCCTCGCAGCTCGCGGCTTCGAGCCAAGTCAGCCCGGCTCTCTCCCAGACCCAGCAGTTCTTCTCCTACgattcctcctccgcctccgctcGTCGATCCGGCCCGAACAGCAACGCCAGTGCACGAAACAATCAGACAGCCAAGCCGAAGCATAAGAACGGGAAGAAGTTTCGGTCCTTGGATGAGGATGCCGAGGCGGAGACTTTCAGCATGCAGAATCCACATGGTCGTCGTGGTCAGCAGAGCATCACTCATTTGATGCAATTCGCGCTCCCGCCGAGACCCAATGCACAGCAACAGTATCACAGGCATAGCTATAATGGTCCGCGGAGAGGAGGCGGAAGAGGCAATACTTGGGGCTTGGGGAGCGGCTATCATGCCATGGATAAAGCTAGGTGGGAATTCTCGATGTGCGGATGATGATGCTCGGTCTAACATACGCAGATATATACACGCCAACTACCGCTTCGTAGTCGATCCTCGAGGAGACTACCACGCACAAGCTAAAGATGCGGATGTCCATCTTGACTGGAACAATGTCTTGCAGGTCATCGCTTCATCACAAACACAATCCGCATCATGTCCGATATGTCTCGGCGAGCCGACAGCACCGAGAATGGCGAAATGCGGTCACATTTTTTGCCTACCATGCCTGATCCGGTACATGCATTCCGACGATGGCCATGGACACAGCCATACACAGGAGAAGAAAGCAAAAAGCAAGAAATGTCCAATCTGCTTTGACAGCGTATACGTCTCCGAAACGAGACCAGTCCGATGGTATACTGGCCAGGAGAGCGAGCCGCCTCGCGAGGGTGGAGATATCGTTCTACGATTGGTCAAACGGAGACCGAACAGCACACTGGCCATGCCACGGGAGAGTGCAGAGACAGTCGCGAAGGGCGAGGACATTCCGTGGTACTTtgcggcggaggtgatggaCTATGCTCGGGTCATGAAGGGGAGTGAGGAGTACATGCTGCAACAATATGACGAGGCCATGGAGGCAATACGGTACCTCGAAAAGGAGGATGAGCTAATGTTTGGTGAGGACGCCGAATGGACTGGCCGAGCCATACGTACGCTTCGAGAAGCAaaggagaaggtcaaggGTATCGGACAGCCACCAGCACAGCCCAGGAAACCGGATCCCGTTGTTGTGGAGGAGATCGAACCCGCACGACCGCCCATCGAGTTCAACGAGAACGAAGACGGCGTGCCTGAGATGTACTTGCAGAGGCAGGCCGTTGCAGTTCCAACGCCCGCAAGACCAGCTGAATACATGACCTCGAACGACGACAAGTCACAGCCTTCTCCATCAAACTACGTTCCGCGCACTCTGGCCGACATGCGCCAACGACATACCGAAAAGCCTCAACCCTCGGAGTATCTGTTCTACCACGGCCTCCTTCATTACTACCTCTCACCCCTCGACATTCGCATCCTCAAATCCGCTTTTGGATCCTACTCCTCTTTCCCATCcagcctcctccctcgcgTCGAGCGCGTATCCTCAGGACACATTGTTGACGATGACCTCCGTCGAAAGACAAAATATCTATCTCATCTCCCATACGGCTGCGAAGTCGGCTTCCTCGAATGCGATTGGCGTGATGTCGTCAGTCCAGCCGTCCTCAAAGAATTCCAAACCATGCTCGACCGCCGCCGCAAACGCAACACGGAAAAAGACACCCGCGAAGAAAAAGAACGCGTCCGCATCGAAAAAGACCAAGAACGCGAACTGGCCAACATCCGTTCCGGACATCGCCGACGACCCAGTAACGGCGACGGCTTCTTCTCTACCTCCCCAGGCGGCGTGCCCGTCATCACCGTCCCAGACGTCGACGTCCCGCCCCCCAcgacctccacctctccaccttGGCCATCGAATGCTGATCGCCCGGGCTTCACATCCCTCGCCAGTCCCGGCACATCTCCCAATTTCTCCCGCACAGTGTGGGGCACGCAGGTCGTGGCGCCGGCGAGTCCGGATCTGCATGGTACGCTGCCTACGGATGGGGAGTTGAGTCAGAGAGATGATGGGTGGTTGCAGGATTGGGAGAGGGATTTGTTGGATGGGATgaagatggtggaggtggagaggaaggggGAGGAGAGTCATGGTACGGGTGGAAATGGAAATGGTGGTactggtggaggaggtgggaagaagggcaagaagggaaAGAAGATTACGTTGATGAGTACGGCTACTGCGAGGAGAGGGGCGTGATGACGGTGGGTGGGTGGGCGTAGTGCCTCTATCGCTAGCTCGGAATGGACATAGGACACGATCGTACATGAGAATATCGAAGAACGGAACGAAATATTCGGAATCAAGACGATGCACAGTCAAGTTTGGCAAAAATCCCTTCACAGCATATGCCACTGCGCAACGTGATTCAAGGTATTGGAAAATGTGTCAAAATTACAAGAGAAGAACATTACATACATACACGAAAGAACCATGAACAAGAATTTTCGGTCGTACACATCCCATCTCATCCCCTCGTCCCACATCCCTCGTTCAATGaccttccttcttttcctcTTTGCACTGCCGTCAAGTAATATCGACAATCCATGTCCCGTCTTCCCTCGCGTTCAAACATTTGCTTGCCCGGTACCGCAGCGCAACATTCGCGCCTGGGCCCAAACCGCTCCAAGCGAGGAAAATGCCGCCGCGAAGAAAAGGAGCAAGCACCGCTTCTCCCCAACACAGCTCGGCCAAGAGCTGGCTGCCGGCGCTCTCATTAGGGAAGTCCAGCAGCGAAAGGCCGAACAGCGACTCTTTCAAGAACGAGTTTAGAACAGATACTGCAGAATCATTAGCCACGTGCTCTGCCCACGGCAAAGGACAGCATTCCAAACTCACCGGGAAAAACATATACGGCACCCGCCTCTCATACTCGACCCACGCATCACCATACTTCCTCCGACACCGCTGCACATCCCTGATGGCACGATGACAAATCATACCAATAAAGAATGCGGGATAGAACCACGGGAACGGAGACTCGAAACCCGTGATCAAACCCCAGCAAAACGCAAACCATACATCGGCTGTGTAATGCGGTTTGCGGACATATTGGAACCAGCCGTCGACCAGAATCGAGTCGCCGGTATCCGTCTCAATGTGTTTGGCGTTCGGGACGAATTTCCAGGGAAGTTGAGGGAACGTGCGACGATCTTGCGCTTGGCCTTTTTCTTGCGCGCGGAAGAAGTTCTTTTGCGAGTTACCCGTGTCCCAGACCCAGTAGGCGAAAAGGTAGGAGATGTACATGAATGCGAGGAAGGGCTTGTTCCAGGCGTAAGTGGATGGGTCGCGGTTGGCGAGGTAGATTGTGCAGTGGCAGTACGACAGGGGGACGCCCGCGAGGTTCCAGAAGATGAGCATGAAGCCCCACTTCTCGTAGTAGATGTCCCAAGTGGTGACGATCATTT
It includes:
- a CDS encoding carboxymethylenebutenolidase gives rise to the protein MLIQESHKDVPTEHGGDMRIFIFHPTIPNYPKAKFPGVVLFSEIYQVTGPVARFARQIASHGYIVAAPSSYHEFTGPEPLAYDGPGTDDGNKWKIEKKVSAYDEDATLSIDLLVNLPTCNGRIGATGMCLGGHLAFRAAFDKRVRASVCYFATDIHSKSLGEGKNDDSLQRASKGDIKGETIMIFGKRDNHVPPEGRNLIRKTLHEAGTVFSFYEVAWAQHAFIRDELSKGRYDPAISGICFQMLLELFGRTLSSDLGPREGGDEEVEDVC